A single window of Candidatus Binataceae bacterium DNA harbors:
- the pip gene encoding prolyl aminopeptidase, with translation MHGLYPKIDPYAHGMLDTGDGNHVYWETCGNSHGKPALVIHGGPGSGCTPWHRRLFDSSAYRLVLFDQRNCGRSHPHASNPETDLSGNQTANLIADIERLREHLNIERWLVMGNSWGSTLALVYAETYPQRVAEIILWGVTTGRHKEFDWWFRGGAAPLFPEQWKRLRAGVPAVNSDAEVPQAYYDLLHDGDPAIRYRAALEWCRWESATLSWPPTHQLSARFTDPDFRMTFARIVTHYVRNNAWLTDGILLRDAGRLSAIPGVLISGRLDLQAPIGRAWDLKRAWPNAELVIVDDAGHDASSSITKQLIRATDQFALR, from the coding sequence GTGCACGGTCTCTATCCGAAAATAGATCCGTACGCACACGGGATGCTGGATACCGGCGACGGCAACCATGTCTACTGGGAGACCTGTGGTAATTCGCACGGCAAACCCGCCCTCGTCATCCACGGTGGCCCGGGGTCTGGATGTACGCCGTGGCATCGCAGACTCTTCGATTCTTCGGCATATCGGTTAGTGCTCTTCGATCAAAGAAACTGTGGCAGGAGTCATCCGCACGCGAGCAATCCCGAGACCGACCTCTCCGGAAACCAGACCGCGAACTTGATCGCGGACATCGAACGGTTGCGGGAACATCTGAACATCGAGCGCTGGCTGGTGATGGGCAATTCGTGGGGCAGCACGCTGGCGCTGGTCTATGCCGAGACCTATCCGCAGCGGGTCGCGGAGATCATTCTCTGGGGCGTCACGACGGGACGGCATAAGGAGTTTGACTGGTGGTTCCGCGGCGGTGCCGCTCCGCTCTTTCCAGAACAATGGAAACGCTTGCGGGCCGGGGTTCCCGCCGTCAATAGCGATGCGGAGGTTCCTCAAGCCTATTATGACCTGCTCCACGATGGCGATCCGGCGATCCGCTATCGAGCGGCACTTGAGTGGTGCCGATGGGAATCGGCGACACTCTCCTGGCCGCCAACTCACCAACTATCGGCGCGCTTCACCGATCCTGATTTCAGAATGACGTTTGCACGAATTGTAACGCACTACGTGCGCAACAATGCCTGGCTCACCGACGGCATCCTGCTGCGCGATGCCGGGCGCCTGTCGGCCATTCCCGGGGTCCTGATCAGCGGACGTCTCGACCTGCAGGCCCCGATTGGCCGGGCATGGGATCTTAAGCGTGCCTGGCCAAACGCCGAACTCGTGATCGTGGACGATGCGGGACATGACGCATCCAGCTCGATCACGAAACAGTTAATCCGCGCGACCGATCAATTTGCGCTTCGCTGA
- a CDS encoding SDR family oxidoreductase: MALDLAPIRVNAIQPGLIDTPLIGELMGDRREAMIAQEAARLPVRRVGKPEDVADAVLFLMRNGYVTGITLTVDGGRLLL, translated from the coding sequence TTGGCGCTCGATCTCGCACCCATCCGCGTCAACGCCATTCAGCCCGGATTAATTGATACGCCGCTCATCGGCGAATTGATGGGAGACCGGCGCGAAGCGATGATCGCCCAGGAAGCCGCGCGCCTCCCGGTCAGACGGGTCGGCAAACCGGAGGACGTTGCGGATGCGGTACTGTTCCTGATGAGAAATGGTTACGTGACCGGAATTACCTTGACCGTCGACGGCGGCCGCCTGCTCCTGTAG
- a CDS encoding DUF4168 domain-containing protein — MNYRRRVTAYIVGLGAAFALVVLPGVARSQSANPGASSAAAASSAGGQNVDDTTLQHVAHAYVAVRHITNDTQERLARTQDNSERQQIASQAEAQKLSIVKQEGIDPQRYNKVLQMVQNDPDLQQKFLSYVNASGGV; from the coding sequence ATGAACTATCGACGCAGAGTGACCGCATACATCGTGGGACTTGGTGCTGCATTCGCTTTGGTGGTCTTACCCGGTGTCGCGAGGAGTCAAAGCGCGAACCCGGGCGCTTCAAGCGCCGCTGCCGCGAGTAGCGCGGGCGGTCAAAATGTCGATGACACGACGTTGCAGCATGTGGCCCATGCCTACGTCGCGGTGCGACATATCACCAACGATACCCAAGAGCGACTGGCGAGAACCCAGGATAACTCGGAGCGTCAGCAGATTGCATCGCAAGCCGAGGCGCAGAAATTAAGCATCGTGAAACAGGAAGGAATCGATCCGCAGCGGTACAACAAAGTATTGCAAATGGTGCAGAACGACCCGGATCTGCAGCAAAAGTTTCTGTCGTACGTGAATGCTTCCGGCGGAGTCTGA
- a CDS encoding SDR family NAD(P)-dependent oxidoreductase, protein MSLAGMTVVVLGGSSGIGLATAKRALKEEARVVITGRSWHRLDVAKRELGPDVVAVPLDVADEAGTRSLFERLERIDHVFITAGAISFGRGLAPDTAALRPALDTRFWGALYAAKYAAPKMEHGGSITLMSGTAAVRPIPGASVATASCGAVEAPSLARWRSISHPSASTPFSPD, encoded by the coding sequence ATGTCGCTTGCCGGCATGACGGTTGTGGTACTCGGCGGCAGTTCGGGCATTGGGCTGGCGACCGCCAAAAGGGCACTGAAGGAGGAAGCTCGCGTCGTAATCACGGGGCGATCGTGGCATCGTCTTGATGTAGCAAAGCGAGAGTTGGGTCCGGATGTCGTCGCAGTCCCGCTTGATGTTGCTGACGAAGCCGGCACGCGTTCGCTGTTTGAGCGGCTCGAGCGTATCGATCACGTATTCATCACCGCCGGAGCGATTTCATTCGGGAGAGGGTTGGCACCCGACACGGCGGCGTTGCGTCCCGCGCTCGATACCCGTTTCTGGGGAGCACTCTACGCGGCCAAATACGCAGCTCCAAAAATGGAACACGGCGGGTCCATAACCTTAATGTCCGGCACGGCGGCCGTACGGCCCATTCCCGGGGCGAGTGTCGCCACCGCTTCCTGTGGCGCCGTGGAAGCGCCTTCGCTCGCGCGTTGGCGCTCGATCTCGCACCCATCCGCGTCAACGCCATTCAGCCCGGATTAA